In Triticum urartu cultivar G1812 chromosome 6, Tu2.1, whole genome shotgun sequence, the following proteins share a genomic window:
- the LOC125516243 gene encoding uncharacterized protein LOC125516243 — MAFHQRSISLPSRPHVSETQVEQELLSLEASISSSNSISMMCDGLRSLANIYDGLEEIICLPSHHVFSSQQRNMLDGEMEGSLELLDLCSVMQEIFAEMKAIIQELQVALGKGDDAATQAKIQSYTRLAKKAKNHFKKTAKKTSVDCRMVMLLAKAKEISVSLLGSTLRLLSKQIEMPKQSLVFKAFHKKKSVFCKEEQLSELECSIVDLEIGAGHLFRKLVQSRVSLLNILSS; from the coding sequence ATGGCTTTCCACCAAAGATCGATAAGTTTGCCTTCTAGGCCTCACGTCAGTGAGACCCAAGTCGAGCAAGAGCTTCTCAGCCTAGAAGCAAGCATCTCTTCCTCCAATTCCATCAGCATGATGTGCGATGGTCTCAGGAGTCTTGCAAACATCTATGATGGTCTTGAAGAGATTATTTGCCTACCAAGCCACCATGTTTTCTCCTCCCAGCAGAGGAACATGTTGGATGGAGAAATGGAAGGTTCTCTTGAGCTGCTAGATCTTTGCAGCGTCATGCAAGAGATCTTCGCCGAGATGAAGGCCATCATCCAAGAGCTGCAAGTGGCTCTAGGGAAAGGGGATGATGCAGCTACTCAAGCCAAGATCCAGTCTTACACCCGCTTGGCGAAGAAGGCCAAGAATCATTTCAAGAAGACCGCGAAGAAGACTTCTGTAGATTGCAGGATGGTCATGCTCTTGGCCAAGGCCAAGGAGATCTCTGTCTCTCTGCTGGGGTCCACACTCCGTCTCTTGTCGAAGCAAATTGAAATGCCTAAACAGTCTCTTGTTTTCAAGGCATTTCACAAAAAGAAGTCAGTTTTCTGCAAGGAAGAGCAATTGTCGGAGTTAGAGTGCAGTATCGTAGATCTTGAGATCGGAGCAGGACATCTGTTCAGGAAGTTAGTCCAGAGCAGAGTTTCTCTACTCAACATCCTTAGCTCATAG
- the LOC125516244 gene encoding uncharacterized protein LOC125516244: MAFHQRSTSLPSRPHVSETQVEQELQSLEASISSSNSISAMCDGLRSLANIYDGLEEIICLPSHQVCSSQQRNMLDGEMGCSVELLDLCSTMQETFAEMVVIIQELQVALRKGDDAAAQAKIKSFTRLAKKARKHFKKTSKKAASDKMVMLLTNAREICISLLESTLHLLSKQIEMPKQSLVCKAFYKKKVVVCEEQLQELECSIGDLQNGAGNLFRKLVQNRVSLLNILSS, encoded by the coding sequence ATGGCTTTCCACCAAAGATCGACAAGTTTGCCTTCTAGGCCTCACGTTAGTGAGACCCAAGTCGAGCAAGAACTCCAGAGCCTAGAAGCAAGCATCTCTTCCTCCAATTCCATCAGCGCGATGTGCGATGGTCTCAGGAGTCTTGCAAATATCTACGATGGTCTTGAAGAGATTATTTGCCTACCAAGCCACCAAGTTTGCTCCTCCCAGCAGAGGAACATGTTGGATGGAGAGATGGGATGCTCCGTTGAGCTCTTAGATCTCTGCAGCACCATGCAAGAGACCTTCGCCGAGATGGTGGTCATCATCCAAGAGCTGCAAGTGGCTCTAAGAAAAGGAGATGATGCGGCTGCTCAAGCCAAGATCAAGTCTTTTACTCGCTTGGCGAAGAAGGCCAGGAAACATTTCAAGAAGACTTCCAAGAAGGCTGCATCCGACAAGATGGTCATGCTATTGACCAACGCAAGAGAGATCTGCATCTCTCTGTTGGAGTCCACACTCCATCTCTTGTCGAAGCAAATTGAAATGCCAAAGCAGTCTCTTGTCTGCAAGGCATtttacaagaagaaggttgttgTTTGCGAGGAGCAATTGCAGGAGTTAGAGTGCAGCATCGGAGATCTTCAGAATGGAGCAGGAAATCTGTTCAGGAAATTAGTCCAGAACAGAGTTTCTCTTTTAAACATTCTTAGCTCATAA